The Paenibacillus sophorae genome has a segment encoding these proteins:
- a CDS encoding sensor histidine kinase translates to MKLPLHKIAAVVFIILLLASMIEVGITMERGKQEGEELRGWQLKWVNAAEGDGEHPPRTEIGWIDVSPSDDLPEVPGDMKAVWLRASLPTLGSNSAVLLNKVYGSDIRAYVDDTLVYDSNGSGSRGGGKLLIPLTAPQVGKELYIYSGGTDSSLGLEGGSRVGSYGKLLNVYLREDLLDLMIGGSLIFMAFVLGVCSVFLKRELFVNGILLMLIMLSSGVLMIYYSPYLAIVMENKYRWLELFFDAALFTLLPVFTYFFEKLFGSGQFKAVTRLRKLQMGYSLFCVGLSVLNIALSYRLDGLYRTFTVDVVGILMIIQFLLLLGLAIRYSLRGNVEAIIFTTGFAVFALASLSELSLYYMSGEKYHLYWWKWGIVGFLVSLIVIVGRRFAKNHEQVVEYSKELEKFNNDLQRSEKMEIISELAASVAHEVRNPLQVTRGFLQIIGGTPDSKEREYLQLAISELDRASHIINDFLTFAKPAMDKVECLDVGEELRHVAGILLPLAQIQGSRIEIHLEAGLYVKFNSSKFKQALINIIKNGIEALQDNGLVTITARKHGAYVVISVRDTGEGMTASEIARLGEPYYSNKTKGTGLGLMVTFRLIEAMKGTIEFQSVKGKGTEVRVKLPAVKP, encoded by the coding sequence ATGAAATTGCCACTACACAAAATAGCGGCTGTAGTATTTATCATACTGCTGTTGGCCTCCATGATTGAGGTTGGAATTACGATGGAGCGGGGGAAACAAGAGGGCGAAGAGCTTCGGGGGTGGCAGCTAAAATGGGTGAACGCAGCGGAAGGAGACGGAGAGCATCCTCCTCGCACGGAAATAGGGTGGATTGACGTTTCGCCTTCGGACGATCTGCCTGAGGTGCCGGGAGATATGAAGGCTGTATGGCTCCGCGCTTCTTTGCCCACGCTCGGCAGCAATTCGGCAGTGCTGTTAAATAAAGTTTATGGAAGTGATATCAGGGCTTATGTGGACGATACGCTGGTATACGATTCGAACGGCAGTGGAAGCCGAGGCGGGGGCAAGCTTCTGATTCCGCTAACAGCGCCGCAAGTCGGCAAAGAATTGTACATCTACAGCGGAGGGACCGACAGCAGCCTTGGCCTGGAAGGAGGGAGCAGGGTTGGCAGCTACGGTAAGCTGCTGAACGTTTACTTAAGGGAAGATCTGCTGGATCTCATGATCGGCGGGTCGCTCATTTTTATGGCCTTCGTCCTGGGCGTGTGCTCGGTATTTTTGAAAAGAGAGCTGTTTGTCAACGGGATTTTGCTCATGCTGATCATGCTGTCGTCCGGAGTGCTGATGATCTACTATTCTCCCTATCTTGCAATTGTAATGGAGAATAAATACAGGTGGTTGGAGCTGTTTTTCGATGCGGCGCTGTTCACACTCCTGCCGGTATTCACCTACTTTTTCGAGAAGTTATTTGGTTCGGGCCAGTTTAAAGCCGTTACCCGGCTGAGGAAGCTCCAAATGGGGTATTCGCTGTTCTGCGTGGGACTTAGCGTACTCAATATTGCCTTGTCGTACCGCCTAGACGGTCTGTATAGAACTTTTACAGTTGATGTCGTGGGAATTCTTATGATCATTCAGTTCCTGCTTCTGCTGGGGCTTGCGATCCGTTACTCCCTTCGCGGCAATGTGGAGGCGATTATCTTCACCACCGGGTTTGCCGTGTTTGCGCTCGCGTCGCTCAGTGAGCTGTCCCTGTACTATATGTCCGGCGAGAAGTACCACCTGTACTGGTGGAAATGGGGCATCGTCGGTTTTCTTGTTTCTCTGATTGTTATAGTAGGGCGGAGATTCGCTAAGAACCATGAACAAGTGGTGGAATATTCCAAAGAGCTGGAAAAGTTCAACAACGATCTTCAGCGTTCCGAGAAAATGGAAATTATTAGCGAGCTGGCTGCCTCTGTGGCGCATGAGGTCCGCAACCCGCTCCAGGTTACTAGAGGCTTTCTGCAAATTATCGGCGGAACGCCGGATAGCAAGGAAAGGGAATACTTGCAGCTGGCGATTTCGGAGCTGGACCGGGCTTCGCATATTATTAACGATTTCCTCACATTTGCCAAGCCGGCGATGGATAAGGTGGAATGTCTGGATGTTGGAGAAGAATTAAGGCATGTCGCGGGCATTCTGCTTCCTCTGGCCCAAATTCAGGGAAGCCGGATCGAGATTCACCTGGAAGCCGGTCTGTACGTCAAGTTCAATTCTTCCAAGTTCAAGCAGGCGCTGATCAATATTATCAAGAACGGCATCGAAGCCCTCCAGGACAACGGGCTGGTGACCATTACTGCCCGGAAACACGGCGCTTACGTCGTTATCAGCGTTCGGGATACGGGGGAAGGCATGACGGCCAGCGAGATCGCCCGGCTGGGGGAGCCTTACTATTCCAATAAAACGAAAGGCACCGGACTTGGATTGATGGTAACCTTCCGGCTCATTGAAGCGATGAAAGGCACGATCGAGTTTCAGAGCGTCAAGGGAAAGGGGACGGAAGTAAGAGTCAAACTGCCTGCTGTGAAACCGTGA
- a CDS encoding peptidylprolyl isomerase: MLALVSGCGSKPGSANPGASQAAGSQPPANGTPSENASHPRVTIEMEDGGIIKAELYPEVAPNTVNNYISLIQKGFYNGTIFHRVIPGFMIQGGDPEGTGMGGPGYSISGEFSENGFPNSLLHTRGVLSMARTNDPDSAGSQFFIMTDAAPSLDGKYAAFGKVTEGLKAVDAIVNLPRGANDRPKSPPVIKKVSVDTLGVSYPEPVKVQ; the protein is encoded by the coding sequence ATGCTGGCCTTGGTTTCCGGCTGCGGCAGTAAGCCGGGCAGCGCGAACCCCGGCGCATCCCAGGCCGCGGGGTCGCAGCCGCCGGCAAACGGCACGCCTTCCGAGAATGCCAGCCACCCGCGGGTTACCATCGAAATGGAGGACGGCGGCATCATCAAGGCCGAGCTGTATCCCGAGGTCGCGCCTAATACGGTGAACAATTACATTTCATTAATTCAAAAGGGGTTCTATAACGGTACGATTTTTCACCGTGTTATTCCCGGGTTTATGATTCAGGGAGGGGACCCCGAGGGGACCGGCATGGGAGGACCAGGATACAGCATTTCCGGAGAATTCTCCGAGAACGGCTTCCCTAACTCGCTCCTGCACACAAGAGGCGTATTGTCGATGGCCCGGACCAATGATCCCGATTCGGCGGGATCGCAATTTTTCATTATGACAGATGCCGCGCCGAGTCTGGACGGAAAGTATGCGGCCTTCGGCAAAGTCACCGAAGGGCTTAAAGCCGTCGACGCGATCGTCAATCTCCCGAGAGGCGCCAATGACCGACCTAAAAGTCCGCCTGTAATCAAGAAAGTGTCGGTGGACACCTTGGGTGTCTCCTATCCTGAGCCTGTCAAAGTCCAGTAA
- a CDS encoding Glu/Leu/Phe/Val family dehydrogenase, giving the protein MELFSALERDDYEQLVFCQDKASGLKAIIAIHDTTLGPALGGTRMWTYASEEEAIVDALRLAKGMTYKNAVSGLNLGGGKTVIIGDPKKDKNEAMFRAFGRYIQGLNGRYITAEDVGTTEDDMDIIHQETDYVTGISKSYGSSGNPSPVTAFGVYRGMKAAAREAFGTDSLAGKTIAVQGVGNVAFALCGYLQEEGARLIVTDINKEAVRRAVDAYGANAVDPTDIVGVACDIYAPCALGATINDQTLPQIKAKVIAGAANNQLKEPRHGDALHEKGIVYAPDYVINAGGVINIADELNGYNKERALKQVSKIYDSITRVLEISRVKGIPTHTAADHLAEERIALLKNSRSTFLRDGHHNLSRRRP; this is encoded by the coding sequence ATGGAATTATTTTCGGCACTTGAACGGGACGATTACGAGCAATTGGTATTTTGCCAGGACAAAGCATCCGGCCTGAAGGCCATCATTGCGATTCACGACACAACGCTTGGGCCTGCCCTGGGCGGTACCCGCATGTGGACCTATGCTTCCGAAGAGGAGGCCATCGTCGATGCGCTTCGTCTGGCAAAAGGCATGACTTATAAGAATGCCGTGTCCGGACTCAATCTGGGCGGGGGCAAGACCGTAATCATCGGCGATCCGAAAAAAGACAAGAACGAAGCGATGTTCCGCGCCTTCGGCAGATACATACAGGGGCTGAACGGCCGCTATATTACGGCCGAGGATGTCGGAACAACCGAAGATGATATGGACATCATCCATCAGGAGACTGACTATGTTACAGGGATTTCCAAATCTTACGGCTCTTCGGGGAATCCTTCGCCGGTTACGGCTTTCGGCGTATACCGGGGGATGAAGGCGGCAGCGAGAGAGGCGTTCGGCACGGATTCGCTGGCAGGCAAGACGATCGCCGTTCAGGGCGTCGGAAATGTCGCCTTTGCGTTATGCGGGTATCTTCAGGAGGAAGGCGCCCGGCTTATCGTCACCGACATTAATAAAGAGGCGGTTAGGCGGGCCGTGGACGCTTACGGCGCCAATGCGGTCGATCCGACCGATATCGTCGGAGTGGCCTGCGATATCTACGCGCCATGCGCGCTCGGTGCGACCATTAACGACCAGACGCTGCCGCAGATCAAGGCCAAGGTGATTGCGGGAGCGGCCAACAATCAGCTGAAGGAGCCCCGCCATGGCGATGCGCTGCATGAGAAGGGCATCGTCTACGCACCCGATTATGTGATCAACGCGGGCGGCGTTATCAATATTGCCGACGAGTTGAACGGCTATAACAAGGAACGGGCTCTGAAGCAGGTGTCGAAGATTTACGACAGCATCACCCGGGTCCTTGAAATTTCACGTGTGAAGGGCATTCCGACCCACACGGCCGCCGACCATCTGGCAGAGGAACGGATCGCCCTGCTGAAGAACAGCCGCAGCACCTTTCTTCGCGACGGCCACCATAACCTGAGCAGAAGACGGCCATAA
- a CDS encoding MFS transporter, with translation MGNFSWRRNLIVLWIGVFFCSTSYSLSIPFMSIFLSDDLGVDSHLEIWSGIAFGISFLASALISPFWGSLSDKYGRKPMLIRSGFSLAALYLINYFVHDPYVFLVVRVLQGLLAGFVPASIALVATNTPEEKTGYALGIMSTSGAAGSIIGPLIGGVISYYYGNRSAFLFSAAIVLVSAVIATFFVKEQIYDRSAARSRVRDDIREARNNSAFVSLMALTGISSFSVMILEPLIPIYMLDMGIAKNSASLTSGIVFSAVGIATVLMAPRWGKIGERKGYGFILFIGLLGGGIGNILQFFVSGYVQFALLRFVYGLFYAGVLPSINAMVVQVTEPGFRGRAFGLNQSVSQLATMAGPILGGLLGAFLPIPVVFVINGLILLTAALLVKRRRLEAHVSAPRVGETPSSL, from the coding sequence ATGGGGAACTTTTCATGGAGGCGGAATCTGATCGTGCTTTGGATAGGCGTGTTTTTTTGCAGCACCTCGTATTCGCTCTCGATTCCGTTCATGTCCATTTTTCTGAGCGATGATCTGGGGGTGGACAGCCATCTGGAGATATGGTCCGGCATCGCATTCGGCATCTCGTTTCTGGCCAGCGCGCTGATTTCTCCTTTCTGGGGGTCCCTGTCAGACAAATACGGACGCAAGCCGATGCTTATTCGTTCTGGCTTTAGCCTTGCCGCGCTCTATTTGATTAATTATTTTGTCCATGATCCATATGTATTTCTTGTTGTACGGGTCCTTCAAGGACTTCTGGCCGGGTTCGTGCCGGCCTCTATCGCTTTGGTGGCGACGAATACGCCGGAGGAGAAGACAGGGTATGCGCTTGGCATTATGTCCACCTCGGGTGCTGCCGGGAGCATCATCGGTCCGCTCATCGGCGGGGTAATCAGCTATTATTACGGGAACCGCAGCGCCTTTCTGTTCTCAGCGGCGATCGTGCTGGTGTCAGCGGTAATTGCCACCTTTTTTGTGAAAGAGCAGATCTATGACCGGTCGGCTGCGAGATCGAGGGTACGCGATGATATCAGGGAAGCAAGGAATAACAGCGCCTTCGTTTCCCTAATGGCGCTGACAGGAATCAGCAGCTTTTCCGTAATGATTCTGGAGCCGCTAATCCCCATTTACATGCTGGATATGGGGATTGCGAAGAATAGTGCGTCGCTAACTTCGGGGATCGTCTTTTCAGCGGTAGGCATAGCTACAGTGCTGATGGCTCCCAGGTGGGGAAAAATAGGCGAACGTAAAGGCTACGGATTCATCCTGTTTATCGGACTTCTGGGCGGCGGAATCGGCAATATCCTGCAGTTCTTTGTTTCAGGTTATGTTCAGTTCGCGCTGCTCCGGTTTGTCTATGGACTATTCTACGCCGGTGTTCTTCCTTCCATTAACGCAATGGTCGTACAGGTAACGGAGCCGGGCTTTAGGGGACGCGCTTTCGGCCTCAACCAATCGGTCTCCCAACTGGCGACCATGGCCGGACCTATCCTTGGCGGCCTGCTTGGAGCCTTCCTTCCCATTCCAGTGGTGTTCGTAATTAACGGGCTGATCCTGTTGACTGCGGCGCTGCTTGTGAAGAGACGCCGGCTTGAGGCCCATGTTAGCGCACCCAGGGTGGGGGAGACTCCTTCTTCCTTGTAA